From the genome of Eriocheir sinensis breed Jianghai 21 chromosome 47, ASM2467909v1, whole genome shotgun sequence, one region includes:
- the LOC126981329 gene encoding basic-leucine zipper transcription factor A-like isoform X3, which yields MDNGQSGASNAQATSPLQPLSTGTTKAITAPTPVNTSFTRTPTTSPTQQNISLIPIQLPAFQNISLGISQHPALQKISLSTARKSLQQSVSLSAALQHIQQSTSLSSKLQHIQKNTGLGTAEQGAQQKVTSSTTQQRFQENVSLSTTQQRVKQNTSLSTALQHIQQNTVLGTAEQGTQQNVTSSTTKQRFQQNVNLSTPQQRVKQNTSLSTTQQSIQKNISLGKEEQGAQQNIAGSTTQQRFQQNVNLSTPQQRVKQNTSLSTTQQHTQQNVDVGTAAQGAQQNVTSSTTKQRFQQNVNLSTPQQRVKQNTSLSTALQHIQQKNGLGTAEQGTQQNVTSSTTQLRFQQNVSISTPQQRVKQNTSLSTTQQSVQKNIGLGTAQQDTQQNVTSSTTQQRFQQNVSLRASQQQVKQNISLSTTQQSIQQNIGLGTAQQDTQQNVTSSTTQQRFQQNVSLRASQQQVKQNISLSTTEQSIQQNIGLAIAEQSARQDISLRTIQQRFQQNTGLDTTEQSARQDISLRTTQQPLQQNIGLGTAEQNARQDIGPLTTQQGILLNISFGTAEPRGQQNVTSSTPQQCFQQNVNIRTSQQHGQQNISLDIMQQSIHQDTGLGTAEQPGLLDISLRTIHP from the exons TCCCAATACAGCTCCCTGCCTTCCAGAACATCAGCCTTGGCATATCACAGCACCCTGCCCTCCAGAAAATCAGCCTCAGTACAGCACGAAAGAGTCTGCAACAGAGCGTCAGTCTCAGTGCAGCCTTACAGCACATCCAGCAGAGCACCAGCCTCAGCTCAAAACTGCAACACATCCAGAAGAACACTGGTCTTGGCACAGCAGAGCAAGGCGCCCAACAGAAAGTCActtccagcacaacacaacaGCGCTTTCAAGAGAATGTTAGTCTTAGTACAACACAGCAGCGTGTCAAACAGAACACCAGCCTCAGCACAGCACTGCAACACATCCAGCAAAACACTGTTCTTGGTACAGCAGAACAGGGCACCCAACAGAATGTCACTTCCAGCACAACAAAACAGCGCTTCCAACAGAATGTCAACCTTAGTACACCACAGCAGCGTGTCAAACAGAACACCAGCCTCAGCACAACACAGCAGAGCATCCAAAAGAACATTAGTCTTGGCAAAGAAGAGCAGGGTGCCCAACAGAATATCGCTGGTAGTACAACACAACAGCGCTTCCAACAGAATGTCAACCTTAGTACACCACAGCAGCGTGTCAAACAGAACACCAGCCTCAGCACAACACAGCAGCATACCCAGCAAAACGTTGATGTTGGCACAGCTGCGCAGGGCGCCCAACAAAATGTCACTTCCAGCACAACAAAACAGCGCTTCCAACAGAATGTCAACCTTAGTACACCACAGCAGCGT GTCAAACAGAACACCAGCCTCAGCACAGCACTGCAACACATCCAACAAAAAAATGGTCTTGGCACAGCAGAGCAGGGCACCCAACAGAATGTCACTTCCAGCACAACACAACTGCGCTTCCAACAGAATGTCAGTATTAGTACACCACAGCAGCGTGTCAAACAAAACACCAGCCTCAGCACAACACAGCAGAGCGTCCAAAAGAACATTGGTCTTGGGACAGCACAACAGGACACCCAACAAAATGTTActtccagcacaacacaacaGCGCTTCCAACAGAATGTCAGTCTTAGAGCATCACAGCAGCAGGTCAAACAAAATATCAGCCTCAGCACAACACAGCAGAGCATCCAACAGAACATTGGTCTTGGGACAGCACAACAGGACACCCAACAAAATGTTActtccagcacaacacaacaGCGCTTCCAACAGAATGTCAGTCTTAGAGCATCACAGCAGCAGGTCAAACAAAATATCAGCCTCAGCACAACAGAGCAGAGCATCCAACAGAACATTGGTCTTGCCATAGCAGAGCAGAGTGCCCGACAGGACATCAGCCTCCGCACAATACAGCAACGCTTCCAACAGAACACTGGTCTTGACACAACAGAGCAGAGTGCTCGACAAGACATCAGCCTCCGCACAACACAGCAGCCCTTGCAACAGAACATTGGTCTTGGCACAGCAGAGCAGAATGCCCGACAGGATATCGGCCCCCTCACAACACAGCAGGGCATCCTATTGAACATCAGTTTTGGCACTGCAGAGCCGAGAGGCCAACAAAATGTCACTTCCAGCACACCACAACAGTGCTTCCAACAGAATGTGAATATTAGAACATCACAGCAGCATGGCCAACAAAACATCAGCCTCGACATAATGCAGCAGAGTATCCACCAAGACACTGGTCTTGGCACTGCAGAGCAGCCTGGCCTACTGGACATCAGCCTCAGGACAATACACCCCTAA
- the LOC126981329 gene encoding uncharacterized protein LOC126981329 isoform X2 encodes MDNGQSGASNAQATSPLQPLSTGTTKAITAPTPVNTSFTRTPTTSPTQQNISLIPIQLPAFQNISLGISQHPALQKISLSTARKSLQQSVSLSAALQHIQQSTSLSSKLQHIQKNTGLGTAEQGAQQKVTSSTTQQRFQENVSLSTTQQRVKQNTSLSTALQHIQQNTVLGTAEQGTQQNVTSSTTKQRFQQNVNLSTPQQRVKQNTSLSTTQQSIQKNISLGKEEQGAQQNIAGSTTQQRFQQNVNLSTPQQRVKQNTSLSTTQQHTQQNVDVGTAAQGAQQNVTSSTTKQRFQQNVNLSTPQQRVKQNTSLSTTQQSVQKNTVLGTAEQSAKQNITSSTTQQHFQENVSLRTSQQQVKQNTSLSTALQHIQQKNGLGTAEQGTQQNVTSSTTQLRFQQNVSISTPQQRVKQNTSLSTTQQSVQKNIGLGTAQQDTQQNVTSSTTQQRFQQNVSLRASQQQVKQNISLSTTEQSIQQNIGLAIAEQSARQDISLRTIQQRFQQNTGLDTTEQSARQDISLRTTQQPLQQNIGLGTAEQNARQDIGPLTTQQGILLNISFGTAEPRGQQNVTSSTPQQCFQQNVNIRTSQQHGQQNISLDIMQQSIHQDTGLGTAEQPGLLDISLRTIHP; translated from the exons TCCCAATACAGCTCCCTGCCTTCCAGAACATCAGCCTTGGCATATCACAGCACCCTGCCCTCCAGAAAATCAGCCTCAGTACAGCACGAAAGAGTCTGCAACAGAGCGTCAGTCTCAGTGCAGCCTTACAGCACATCCAGCAGAGCACCAGCCTCAGCTCAAAACTGCAACACATCCAGAAGAACACTGGTCTTGGCACAGCAGAGCAAGGCGCCCAACAGAAAGTCActtccagcacaacacaacaGCGCTTTCAAGAGAATGTTAGTCTTAGTACAACACAGCAGCGTGTCAAACAGAACACCAGCCTCAGCACAGCACTGCAACACATCCAGCAAAACACTGTTCTTGGTACAGCAGAACAGGGCACCCAACAGAATGTCACTTCCAGCACAACAAAACAGCGCTTCCAACAGAATGTCAACCTTAGTACACCACAGCAGCGTGTCAAACAGAACACCAGCCTCAGCACAACACAGCAGAGCATCCAAAAGAACATTAGTCTTGGCAAAGAAGAGCAGGGTGCCCAACAGAATATCGCTGGTAGTACAACACAACAGCGCTTCCAACAGAATGTCAACCTTAGTACACCACAGCAGCGTGTCAAACAGAACACCAGCCTCAGCACAACACAGCAGCATACCCAGCAAAACGTTGATGTTGGCACAGCTGCGCAGGGCGCCCAACAAAATGTCACTTCCAGCACAACAAAACAGCGCTTCCAACAGAATGTCAACCTTAGTACACCACAGCAGCGTGTCAAACAGAACACGAGCCTCAGCACAACACAGCAGAGTGTCCAAAAGAACACTGTTCTTGGCACAGCAGAGCAGAGCGCCAAACAGAATATCActtccagcacaacacaacaGCACTTCCAAGAGAATGTCAGTCTTAGAACATCCCAGCAGCAGGTCAAACAGAACACCAGCCTCAGCACAGCACTGCAACACATCCAACAAAAAAATGGTCTTGGCACAGCAGAGCAGGGCACCCAACAGAATGTCACTTCCAGCACAACACAACTGCGCTTCCAACAGAATGTCAGTATTAGTACACCACAGCAGCGTGTCAAACAAAACACCAGCCTCAGCACAACACAGCAGAGCGTCCAAAAGAACATTGGTCTTGGGACAGCACAACAGGACACCCAACAAAATGTTActtccagcacaacacaacaGCGCTTCCAACAGAATGTCAGTCTTAGAGCATCACAGCAGCAG GTCAAACAAAATATCAGCCTCAGCACAACAGAGCAGAGCATCCAACAGAACATTGGTCTTGCCATAGCAGAGCAGAGTGCCCGACAGGACATCAGCCTCCGCACAATACAGCAACGCTTCCAACAGAACACTGGTCTTGACACAACAGAGCAGAGTGCTCGACAAGACATCAGCCTCCGCACAACACAGCAGCCCTTGCAACAGAACATTGGTCTTGGCACAGCAGAGCAGAATGCCCGACAGGATATCGGCCCCCTCACAACACAGCAGGGCATCCTATTGAACATCAGTTTTGGCACTGCAGAGCCGAGAGGCCAACAAAATGTCACTTCCAGCACACCACAACAGTGCTTCCAACAGAATGTGAATATTAGAACATCACAGCAGCATGGCCAACAAAACATCAGCCTCGACATAATGCAGCAGAGTATCCACCAAGACACTGGTCTTGGCACTGCAGAGCAGCCTGGCCTACTGGACATCAGCCTCAGGACAATACACCCCTAA
- the LOC126981329 gene encoding mucin-3A-like isoform X1 produces MDNGQSGASNAQATSPLQPLSTGTTKAITAPTPVNTSFTRTPTTSPTQQNISLIPIQLPAFQNISLGISQHPALQKISLSTARKSLQQSVSLSAALQHIQQSTSLSSKLQHIQKNTGLGTAEQGAQQKVTSSTTQQRFQENVSLSTTQQRVKQNTSLSTALQHIQQNTVLGTAEQGTQQNVTSSTTKQRFQQNVNLSTPQQRVKQNTSLSTTQQSIQKNISLGKEEQGAQQNIAGSTTQQRFQQNVNLSTPQQRVKQNTSLSTTQQHTQQNVDVGTAAQGAQQNVTSSTTKQRFQQNVNLSTPQQRVKQNTSLSTTQQSVQKNTVLGTAEQSAKQNITSSTTQQHFQENVSLRTSQQQVKQNTSLSTALQHIQQKNGLGTAEQGTQQNVTSSTTQLRFQQNVSISTPQQRVKQNTSLSTTQQSVQKNIGLGTAQQDTQQNVTSSTTQQRFQQNVSLRASQQQVKQNISLSTTQQSIQQNIGLGTAQQDTQQNVTSSTTQQRFQQNVSLRASQQQVKQNISLSTTEQSIQQNIGLAIAEQSARQDISLRTIQQRFQQNTGLDTTEQSARQDISLRTTQQPLQQNIGLGTAEQNARQDIGPLTTQQGILLNISFGTAEPRGQQNVTSSTPQQCFQQNVNIRTSQQHGQQNISLDIMQQSIHQDTGLGTAEQPGLLDISLRTIHP; encoded by the coding sequence TCCCAATACAGCTCCCTGCCTTCCAGAACATCAGCCTTGGCATATCACAGCACCCTGCCCTCCAGAAAATCAGCCTCAGTACAGCACGAAAGAGTCTGCAACAGAGCGTCAGTCTCAGTGCAGCCTTACAGCACATCCAGCAGAGCACCAGCCTCAGCTCAAAACTGCAACACATCCAGAAGAACACTGGTCTTGGCACAGCAGAGCAAGGCGCCCAACAGAAAGTCActtccagcacaacacaacaGCGCTTTCAAGAGAATGTTAGTCTTAGTACAACACAGCAGCGTGTCAAACAGAACACCAGCCTCAGCACAGCACTGCAACACATCCAGCAAAACACTGTTCTTGGTACAGCAGAACAGGGCACCCAACAGAATGTCACTTCCAGCACAACAAAACAGCGCTTCCAACAGAATGTCAACCTTAGTACACCACAGCAGCGTGTCAAACAGAACACCAGCCTCAGCACAACACAGCAGAGCATCCAAAAGAACATTAGTCTTGGCAAAGAAGAGCAGGGTGCCCAACAGAATATCGCTGGTAGTACAACACAACAGCGCTTCCAACAGAATGTCAACCTTAGTACACCACAGCAGCGTGTCAAACAGAACACCAGCCTCAGCACAACACAGCAGCATACCCAGCAAAACGTTGATGTTGGCACAGCTGCGCAGGGCGCCCAACAAAATGTCACTTCCAGCACAACAAAACAGCGCTTCCAACAGAATGTCAACCTTAGTACACCACAGCAGCGTGTCAAACAGAACACGAGCCTCAGCACAACACAGCAGAGTGTCCAAAAGAACACTGTTCTTGGCACAGCAGAGCAGAGCGCCAAACAGAATATCActtccagcacaacacaacaGCACTTCCAAGAGAATGTCAGTCTTAGAACATCCCAGCAGCAGGTCAAACAGAACACCAGCCTCAGCACAGCACTGCAACACATCCAACAAAAAAATGGTCTTGGCACAGCAGAGCAGGGCACCCAACAGAATGTCACTTCCAGCACAACACAACTGCGCTTCCAACAGAATGTCAGTATTAGTACACCACAGCAGCGTGTCAAACAAAACACCAGCCTCAGCACAACACAGCAGAGCGTCCAAAAGAACATTGGTCTTGGGACAGCACAACAGGACACCCAACAAAATGTTActtccagcacaacacaacaGCGCTTCCAACAGAATGTCAGTCTTAGAGCATCACAGCAGCAGGTCAAACAAAATATCAGCCTCAGCACAACACAGCAGAGCATCCAACAGAACATTGGTCTTGGGACAGCACAACAGGACACCCAACAAAATGTTActtccagcacaacacaacaGCGCTTCCAACAGAATGTCAGTCTTAGAGCATCACAGCAGCAGGTCAAACAAAATATCAGCCTCAGCACAACAGAGCAGAGCATCCAACAGAACATTGGTCTTGCCATAGCAGAGCAGAGTGCCCGACAGGACATCAGCCTCCGCACAATACAGCAACGCTTCCAACAGAACACTGGTCTTGACACAACAGAGCAGAGTGCTCGACAAGACATCAGCCTCCGCACAACACAGCAGCCCTTGCAACAGAACATTGGTCTTGGCACAGCAGAGCAGAATGCCCGACAGGATATCGGCCCCCTCACAACACAGCAGGGCATCCTATTGAACATCAGTTTTGGCACTGCAGAGCCGAGAGGCCAACAAAATGTCACTTCCAGCACACCACAACAGTGCTTCCAACAGAATGTGAATATTAGAACATCACAGCAGCATGGCCAACAAAACATCAGCCTCGACATAATGCAGCAGAGTATCCACCAAGACACTGGTCTTGGCACTGCAGAGCAGCCTGGCCTACTGGACATCAGCCTCAGGACAATACACCCCTAA